In Gigantopelta aegis isolate Gae_Host chromosome 14, Gae_host_genome, whole genome shotgun sequence, the following proteins share a genomic window:
- the LOC121389290 gene encoding neuronal acetylcholine receptor subunit beta-3-like produces MIHELEWWDQFLRWNASDYGGIDEVIVFQRDVWLPDLFVENTAQSYRELGNDAMLISVKDDGLIVWEPGIVVETSCAVNIMKYPFDSQVCDIRFLTWMHTNRTLSVKPGHDSIHLDATLPNGEWDITQTRAEHYTYPSTYRAGTHHTGVRFFVHLRRKRTFYILNTIIPVVMLSLLNVLVFILPADCGERMALAVTVLLSFTVYLGIISDVMPKTSESLSVLAVYLTSLLSISTLSVGCAGIVLNIHHKDPDTAIPRIVKYFLGGHRRNLHPQMGDKICDSDNLNQETIIIHSQNKVKDESLDCKCNKSSETEMNNVAGHCTPHECSRLVREVEDVRSLDITWHVIGKSLDGVLFWVFFIVTNTITGIVLSLFVS; encoded by the exons ATGATCCATGAACTG GAATGGTGGGATCAGTTTTTGCGGTGGAATGCTTCCGATTATGGTGGAATCGACGAGGTCATTGTATTCCAAAGGGATGTCTGGCTTCCAGACCTGTTTGTCGAGAACAC ggCGCAGAGCTACCGTGAGCTCGGCAACGACGCCATGTTGATCAGCGTGAAGGACGACGGCCTCATCGTGTGGGAGCCGGGCATCGTGGTGGAGACTAGCTGCGCCGTGAACATCATGAAGTACCCGTTCGACTCGCAAGTCTGCGACATACGCTTCCTCACGTGGATGCACACGAACAGAACCCTGAGCGTGAAGCCCGGCCACGACTCCATCCACCTGGACGCCACGCTGCCCAACGGAGAGTGGGACATCACGCAGACGCGGGCCGAGCACTACACCTACCCCTCCACATACAGGGCGGGCACCCACCACACGGGAGTCAGGTTCTTCGTGCACCTCAGGAGGAAACGGACCTTCTATATCCTGAACACCATTATTCCAGTGGTGATGCTGTCGCTGCTGAACGTTCTAGTGTTCATCCTGCCTGCGGACTGCGGAGAACGGATGGCTCTGGCAGTGACCGTGTTACTGTCCTTCACTGTTTATCTTGGGATTATCAGTGACGTGATGCCCAAGACTTCGGAGAGTCTTTCCGTACTTG CGGTCTACCTGACGTCACTTTTGTCGATCAGTACATTATCGGTGGGATGTGCTGGAATCGTTCTTAATATACACCACAAGGATCCCGACACGGCCATTCCAAGGATTGTGAAATATTTCCTGGGTGGACACAGAAGAAATCTTCATCCTCAGATGGGAGACAAGATCTGCGACTCTGATAACTTGAACCAAGAGACGATCATCATCCACAGTCAGAACAAGGTCAAGGACGAGTCGCTAGACTGCAAATGTAACAAGAGTAGCGAGACGGAGATGAACAATGTGGCGGGCCACTGCACGCCCCACGAGTGTTCGAGATTAGTGCGCGAGGTGGAGGACGTCAGGTCGTTAGACATCACGTGGCACGTCATAGGCAAATCATTGGACGGTGTCCTCTTCTGGGTTTTCTTCATAGTCACGAACACCATCACGGGAATAGTTCTCTCCCTTTTCGTTAGCTGA